In the Blautia coccoides genome, TCAGATCTGTAACCTGGGAGTGCTTGGCATCATTTACAGCAATATCCCTGAGGTCGGAGGGTGGAAGCTGTGGGAAATACTGCTGTTATACAGCTTTCTTTTGTTCTCGGAGGGGTGTATCAACTTCTTTTTTCAGGGGACATGGAAGATTGCGGAGATGATCAATTTAGCGGATCTGGACCGTTTTCTGGTGCGGCCCCTGCCGGTGGGACTGCAGCTTTTGACTGCCAGGATTGATTTTGACGGGCTGAATAAGATGGGGATTGCCGCCGCGGTGTTTGCATTGGGGGTAAGTCACTGTGATATCCGGTGGAATTTGTGGAAAATTGTCTGTCTGGTGGTTTTTCTTGTGGAATGCTGCGTGATTCGGGTTTGTATGATATGGATCGCAAGCTGTGCTTCTTTCTGGATGGAGAGCGGTAAGAACAGTTTGAATTTTTTTGCCATTTCTATTGGAGAGATGGCGAAGTATCCGCTTATGATCTATCCGCCTATTCTGCGGGGGATATTTGGATATCTGATCCCGTATGCGTTTGTCAGCTATTATCCGGTGGGGTACCTGCTGGGGAAAAGCGGAATGGGTGTAGGGGTGATAGTCATGCCGGCAGTGTGTGTGGTGATGCTGGGGGCGGCGGTGTTGGTGATGAAGAGGGGGCTTGGGAGGTATGAGAGTTGTGGGAATTGAGAGAGGGCTTGGGGAAGGTTTTAGAATCAAAAAGTGCCTTCAGGAAATTGCGCATATGAGAGCGTATTTGTATAATTTTGGCAAAGATAGAACAATATTGTTGTTTAGTAAAATTGTGTTGACATTTAATTGTGAAAGGAGTAAAGTTGTATTAAGATAAATTTTCGATAATAGTAAAGCTGTCGAAAGGCAGTGACACAAAGCTAAAGGGTCTAAGGTCTAGAATGCAGACTATGACAGCCAGTTGCCGTATTATTTGATGTAAGGTGAATTGAGAGCCTTGCTTTATTTCGATACGTTTCTGCCTGCAAATTACTGCAGGCAGTTTTTATTTCAGAGGAAGTCTGCTCTGAGATAAAAAGTCCGTTAGGTACTTATCACAGGATAAGTGCATTCTTTTGGTACGGAAAATCAGAGAGAATGTCCCTTTCGGAAGCAGCTTACCCTTTAGATTTGTGCAGAGACCAGGCATAGCGCCGGGGTTTGCCGCACAAACTCCGAAAACTGAAAAAATCAGGAACCGCGCGAGAGTATGCCTAGGCATACTCTCTTTGTTATTATATATAATAACAAAAACATCCTATCAACATAAAATATAATCTGTGCGGCCGAAAACTTGTTCAGAGGTGAGTGTATTGAAAGAGGAAGAAAACAATAACAAGAGCACTGGTGAAATCGTTACTGACAATGCTCTGAAGCTTCAGAAAGCGGTGCTGAGGCAGAAAATAATGATTGGCGCTTTAGTGGGTGTCATCGCTGTAGGCGGTGCGGGCGTGGCAGGATATAAGCTCGGATGGTTTGGCGGGGGAGATGACAAAGCTCAGGAAGAACAGGTGTCCGCAGATATTGACCCCAATGCCGGGGATTGGGACGGTACCATACCGGAAGCACCTAAGGGCGACCCGAACGCAGAGAACATAGAATTGCCGGGATATCCGAAAATCTATATACCGGCGGGACAGACCGATGTGGACGTGGCTTTTTCCAACCCGGAAGGGAATCCCTGTTACTTTACATTTCAGCTTGTGTTAAAGGACAGCGGGGAAGTGCTCTATGAGTCAAAACAGGTACCGCCGGGAGAGGCTATTACAACAGCTACATTAAGCAAGGCGTTGGATGCTGGGGAATATGCCGCTGAACTGCGGATCACGACAGCAAGCATTGTGGACTTATCCCCTATGAATGGAGCAAATATGGAGACAGTGCTTGATGTGAGGTAAGGGTGGTGTTTCATGAACGGCAGGAATCGGAGAGGGATTGTAATTTCTGTTATTGTGTCAGCGGTGCTGGCGGTTGGGAATACAGGGGTGGTTTTGGCAGATACAGATTATGTGGCATCTGATTATATAGAGGAAGAGATAGGCTTGCAAACAGAACCTCAAAATGAGGATTTGTATGTGGATGGTCTACCGGAGGAACTTCCAGGCACGGATGAGGAACATGAAGAGGACAATGAATTGTTGGACAGTGCCGGGGAAGAGGAAAAGACAGAGGAAAGCAACAGTGTGCATCATCACAATGCATCCTGTGGCTATAGAGAAGCACAACCGGAAATACCATGTGACCATGGGTGTACGGACATTGATAAAGAAGGCGTGATTATACATTGCCCGGAGTGTGCTTATCGTCCGGCAGTTGAGGAAACTCCCTGTAAGTATGAGCTGGAAAAATTAAAAGAAGAAGAATTAAAAAAGCAGCAGGAAAGTCAGGAACAGCCGGAGGGACCGGATTCTGCAACAGAGGAATCTGAAGAAGAGGAACCCCAAAAAGAAGAGTCCGGTATAACGGATGAGCAATTAAAAAAGAAAGAAGATGAGAACCAGGAAAAAGAGAGCGGATTAGAATCAGAGGAACAGAATCAGGAAGGTGTCCCCTCCAAAGAGATCGATGAGGGTCAGAAAGAAGATGATTCCATTCAGGAAGAACAGGCCCATGGGGTGACTCCACCTCAGGATGAAACGGAGGAGAGTAGTATTGATTCAACTGATGATTCAAGTGTAATGACGGAGGAGGAAGAACCATTACCGTCAAATGAACCTGTCTATGTAGTTGAAATTCCTTCAGAAGTGAAATTAACAGAGGGCATGGATAGTTTTACTATTCAGACAAAAAAACTGATTTCCGAGGAAGAAGGGGAATTGGCAGTGACTGTGGAAGGAACGGAGAGCAGGGATAGGAACTTCTTTGCATTATATTGCGGGGAAAGCAGTTGGGAATATCGGCTGGATATAGCTGGTAATCTGATTACACCAATACAGAATGAAGTAATTCTGGATTGCTGGAGCGAAGTACGAGAGGTGAAAGTCCTGCCGGAAGAGAATGAAAATCTGTGTGCAGGGAAATATACTGGGGTGCTGATGTTTCATGTGGTGTATGAAAACAAAGCTGCGGATTTAGAAGTGGAAATTAATTAAAAATTAAAAAGTTCAGGAGGATTTTATTATGAAGAAAAAAAGTTTAGTTGCTATGGGGTTGGCTGGAGTTATGACTGTTGGGATGTGTGTGCCGGTGTTGGCGGAGGACAAAGAATATGCTAGTGGTACAAATACAGGAAGCGCTGACGTTGAGGTTACTAAGGAATTATCATATACTGTTTTAATTCCTAGTAAAGTAGAGATAAGCAATAATGCAGGTAGTTGTAAGGTTAGTCTTAAGACGGATCCAGTATTGGATTATAAAGGCACTGTCACTGTAGCACCGTCTAATTTAACTGGTGATGGTGGTAATACACTTGCACTGAAGGATACAAGTAATAATGAGAATACAATTAATGCTACATTTGACACAGCAGCAGGAACTGGGTTAAAACTAGGAGCATTAGAACAAGTATATACAATTACTACGCAGGATGCGACATTTGCTGGAACATATAGGGGAACAGTAGATTTTAGTATAACTTATAGTAATGGTAGTACTACGCCGTGAATAAAATGAACTATTGTATAAAAAATTAGGAAGATAAAGTTTGTTGCAATTATTTTAATTTTTTGCAAATGCCCAAATTTAATGATACGTTCTATAAGGACGTAAAATTTCTATAAATTATGAAAGTTTTTTGTAAATAGATATTGGTAAGAGGCCTTCTATGATAAAATAAATAATCATAGAAGGCCCTTTATTTATGACAAGAGAAAAGAAACAGGTGTATAAGGTTTGATTAACAGGCAGGAAATGCACCATCATTCAACAGCTTTTTCGGTAATATAACCCCAATTTGCGAAGAGAGGATAAAAAGGGAGTGAATCTGGGATATGATAAATCTCAGCGCTTTAACTACGATGGTCTCTGTAACGACTATAAATTATAGCGGCTTATATAGTAGCAATGTAACATGGAAATTCAGGACCATCAGGACCGCAAACCCACCTCGTAACCTTAGGTATAAAAAACGCCAGAAGGATATTTATGAATCTGAAATCTCTGAGGGCTTTATTTCAGATGCTACCGATTAGATTATGCTAAAGATTGAGGATAGGCAAAACCGTACTCTTTATACAGTCTATTCCCTGCTTTATTATAGATACTATTCATTATTGGTGTCATGCGTAAGCTTACAGCCTATTCCACTTTTTGGTAAACTAGGATAGATATAAAGAGATGCTGACCATAGAGGTAGGAGAAAATGAAAGTTTTAAATACTGGCTTTCCATCTTGAGTGGCTTAGAAAAAGCGGGGAGTATAGGAATAGTCAGTTACTCAGAAAACCAAATGGGAGTGTGAAACTTTTTCTGTAAATATGTGATTGAAGGGTTCTTCTATGATAAAATCAAAATAATCATAGGAGGGCCTTTTATTATGGCAAGAGAGAAAAAACCTGTACATCGGGTACAAATGACAGAAGGAAAACGTAACATTATCCATCAGCTCCTGGAAGAATACGATATTCAGACAGCTGAAGATATTCAGGATGCTCTGAAAGATCTTCTGGGTGGAACAATCAAAGAAATGTTGGAAGCAGAAATGGAGGATCATCTGGGATATGAAAAATCTGAACGCTCTGATAACGAGGATTACCGAAATGGCTACAAACGCAAACGCGTAAACAGCAGTTATGGTACCATGGAGATTGAGGTCCCTCAGGATCGCAAATCCACTTTTCAGCCTCAGGTCGTAAAAAAACGCCAGAAAGATATTTCAGATATTGATCAGAAGATCATTTCTATGTACGCCAAAGGGATGACCACCCGACAGATTTCTGAAACGATCGAAGATATTTACGGCTTTGAAACTTCGGAAGGATTTATTTCTGATGTAACAGATAAGATCCTTCCTCAGATCGAAGACTGGCAGAACCGTCCCTTAGATGAAGTATATCCGATCCTTTTTATCGATGCGATCCACTATTCTGTCCGGGATAACGGGGTGATCCGCAAACTAGCGGCATATGTGATCCTGGGGATCAATACGGAAGGAAAAAAGGAAGTCCTTACCATTCAGGTTGGAGATAATGAAAGCTCTAAATATTGGCTTTCTGTTCTGAATGAATTAAAAAACCGGGGTGTAAAAGACATCCTGATCCTTTGTGCCGACGGTCTGGCCGGGATCAAAGAAGCCATTGCGGCTGCCTTCCCCAAAACAGAATATCAACGCTGTATTGTCCATCAAGTAAGAAATACCCTGAAATATGTTCCGGATAAAGACAGGAAGGCTTTTGCAACGGATCTGAAGACAATCTATCAGGCGCCAGACGAAAAGAAAGCTCTGGCAGCCCTTGAGAGGGTAACAGAGAAATGGACACCCAAATATCCGAATTCCATGAAACGCTGGAAGGATAACTGGGATTCTATTTCTCCGATCTTCAAGTTTTCAGTAGATGTCCGGAAGGTCATATACACGACCAATGCCATAGAATCCCTGAATTCCACGTATCGGAAATTAAACCAGCAGAGAAGTGTATTTCCGAGCGATACAGCGCTGCTGAAAGCCCTGTATCTAGCCACTTTTGAAGCAACAAAAAGGTGGACTACCACCATCCGGAACTGGGGCCAGGTCTACGGTGAACTGAGTATTATGTATGAGGGACGGCTTCCAGAATAAAAAACAGTTTGGTTAAAACAGGCGGAAAAGCCGCCTGCTATTGACATGCCATCCTCTGGATGGTATATATAAAACAAAGGTGGAATACCTAATTTCTAAGCATTCCACCAAGTCTTATCATAGAAGAATCCTATTTACAGACTTTTCTTCATACCCTCAACCAAATAATACCTCCCTATTCTTTCCCATCACTTTTCGAAACTCCCGAGGTGCCCACCCTGTATATTTGTGAAATACCCGTGAATAATACCCGGTATCCGTGAACCCGGAGTTAAATGCTGCGTCCGTAATACTATATTCCTCATCCCGCAAATAAGGAATACTTTGTTCCACCCGGTATCTCAGCAAATAATCAAATAAAGACTCATTCATATGCTTCTTAAAAAAACGGCAACACTCACTCTTACAGATATGCACAGAATCCGCAATATCCGTAAGAGTGATCTTCTTATCATAATTCTCATGAATAAATCCCAAAATAGTTTTCAACCGGGCCAACTCCTTAGGATTCAGTGACTCTGTTTCCTGATGAAATGCCCCCTGATGCCGCAGTAAAACAAGCCAAATCTCCGACAACAGCATCTGCACCTCCATCTCATAAAAGTCCGGCCTCTCCAAATCCAGTTCTATAACCTTCCTCATCTTCTTCCGGATATCCCTATGCCACTCCTCGCTCCCATCGAACCAAAGCGCCGAGAACTCATGCCCATTCACTACCAGATCCACATACTTTGTCTGTATCAGACTCTTCTCAAACCCATACACAATCTTAGGATCAAAGGTTATACTCCAATAATGGCAGTCCTTCCCCTCAATCATATGTCCGCTGTGCAGCGTATTGGCATTGCCAAACATCACATCTCCTTCTTTTAAGTGGAAATCGGCCCCATTCACCTGATAGATCATCTCTCCATCCGCCACCAGCGTCATCTCAATTTCCGAATGCCAATGCCAGGAAAATGTCCCGAACTCATAGTCCGTGATACACTCCTTACTCACCAATACCGGAAACGTATAATCCCCATGCGCCTTTATTTCCCGCTGATTCCTGTTTGTCTGTATCTGCATCCCTATTCCTCCCCGCGAAAACATCAAAATCTCAATATAATCCATATATAATTCAAGATATTCCTAGAAATCCACCTCATATCTACATTATAATACAAGTAAAGTTTGAGTCAAGAAAAACGGGAGGTATTTTACAATGTTTGAAAATGAAAAAGCAGTTGCAACTCTGAAAACAGTTTACGGTGAAGAGAAATTGCAGGTGGAGCAGGAGCGTTATGATCATCTGTATCAGGAATTTGTAAAAGCATTCGGCGAAGGTGAAGCGGACTTCTTTACCTCTCCGGGAAGAACAGAAATCCTGGGCAACCATACAGACCACAACCATGGTAAGGTGCTGACCGGAAGTATCGCTATGGATACCATCGCTGCAGCCAGAAAGAACGGAACTTCACTTGTTCACGTTATCAGCGAGAATTACAACCAGAGTATTACTGTTGATTTAGACAACATGGATACAACCTGCAAATGCCAGGGAACCCTTTCTCTCCTGATTGGTATGTTTGAGGGTTTTGTGAAAAAAGGATATAAAGTGGAAGGCTTTGACGCATACGTATCCACAGACGTGATTGGTGCAGCAGGCGTAAGTTCATCCGCATCTTTTGAAATGCTTATCTGTGCCATTGTAGATTATTTCAGCAATGACGGTAAAATAGATTATGTAGAGTATGCCAAGATCGGCCAGTACGCAGAGCACGAATACTGGGAAAAACAGTCCGGTCTGCTGGATCAAATGGCTTGTGCAGTGGGTGGCGTGATCACCATTGATTTTAAAGAAGATATGCCGAAAGTAGAGAAATTGGATTTCGGATATGACCAGCTTGGATATGACCTGATCATTGTGAATACAGGAAAAGGCCATGCAGATTTAAGTGCAGAATACTCCTCCGTTCCCATTGAAATGAAAAAAGCAGCACAGGTTATGGGAAAAGAAGTGCTGGCAGATGTAGATGAAAAGGAATTCATGGAGAATCTGCACAAAGTGAGAAAAGAAGCAGGTGACAGAGCCGTTATGCGTGCCCTTCATTTCTTCGCAGAGCAGAACCGTGTGGATGCTGCAGTGAAAGCCATAAAAGAAAAAGATTACGATACCTTCTTACAGTGCATTACCAAATCCGGAAACTCTTCCTGGAAATGGCTGCAGAACTGTTTTGCAACAAAAGACGAGACAGAACAGGCTGTTCCGGTTGCGCTGGCACTGACAGAAATGTTCATCGAAGAGGCGGGAAGAGGATACTGCAGAGTACACGGCGGCGGATTTGCCGGAGTGATCGCAGCAGTGCTTCCAAAAGATATGACAGCAGACTATGTAAAATACATGACACCATACATGGGCGAAGAGAATATCTATGTAATGCAGATTCGCCAGACCGGTGCCGTACATATGGATTTTTAATAAGCTGCAGTTGTAAAGAAAAAATATTGTCGCAAATAAGAAACGTAAACAGTATTTGCCTAATTCTGCCAAAAGCAAACAAAAATATAATTAGAACACTTATAAGTATGTGATATGCCATTTCTATGTACCCCAAATATATGCGGCTAATATGCAGCTAAAATGAATGGGCGCAGGATCTGTGCATTAAAAGAACTATGAAGTACAAAAACCAGGAGAGTGCAGACAAAATTGCACTCTCCTATTTTATTCCAGGGGTTCTGTGTCCCAGGTTCCATCTTCCCTTATAGTATACTGCCCGTGTCCTGTTGAAGTTTCCATTTTCTTTTCATGGAGCTGCCGATATGCTCTGGGGCTTGAACCATAGTATTTTTCAAAAGTGTTGCCAAAGTGCTGGCGGCTGTTGTATCCCGCGTGAAATGCAATATCAGTCACAGATAAGGAACTGTTTGTCAATAAAAAGGCAGCCTGTTCCAGACGTTTTCGGTTGACATAATCTGTAATCGTACAGTGCAGATGTCTGTTAAAGAGTGACTGCAGATAGGATTTATTGATTCCGGCATAAGCGGCCAGCTCCGGAATCCGTATATCTTCGGTAAGATGCGCTGAAATATAAGATGTGGCTTTTTTCAGATACACGGTCCCTGTAGCCCTGGTATTTTCCAGCAGACAATAAGAGAGTTCCAGCATTGTGCGGAAAAACAGCAGGCGGATCAGATAATCGGCATCAGGCGCCGTGTATTTTCGTGACATATGCACATCTTTGGAATAAGGGATCTTCTGCTCCAACTGTGAGATAAGATCTTTCAGGGAATATCCCAGATTCCCGGTATCATTGGAAACCCAGATAGCTTTTTTGGAACGG is a window encoding:
- a CDS encoding ABC transporter permease; translation: MRRWIYYLKMYGQIQMQNMKSLAEYRTDFLMMVFFTGFSQICNLGVLGIIYSNIPEVGGWKLWEILLLYSFLLFSEGCINFFFQGTWKIAEMINLADLDRFLVRPLPVGLQLLTARIDFDGLNKMGIAAAVFALGVSHCDIRWNLWKIVCLVVFLVECCVIRVCMIWIASCASFWMESGKNSLNFFAISIGEMAKYPLMIYPPILRGIFGYLIPYAFVSYYPVGYLLGKSGMGVGVIVMPAVCVVMLGAAVLVMKRGLGRYESCGN
- a CDS encoding IS256 family transposase; this translates as MAREKKPVHRVQMTEGKRNIIHQLLEEYDIQTAEDIQDALKDLLGGTIKEMLEAEMEDHLGYEKSERSDNEDYRNGYKRKRVNSSYGTMEIEVPQDRKSTFQPQVVKKRQKDISDIDQKIISMYAKGMTTRQISETIEDIYGFETSEGFISDVTDKILPQIEDWQNRPLDEVYPILFIDAIHYSVRDNGVIRKLAAYVILGINTEGKKEVLTIQVGDNESSKYWLSVLNELKNRGVKDILILCADGLAGIKEAIAAAFPKTEYQRCIVHQVRNTLKYVPDKDRKAFATDLKTIYQAPDEKKALAALERVTEKWTPKYPNSMKRWKDNWDSISPIFKFSVDVRKVIYTTNAIESLNSTYRKLNQQRSVFPSDTALLKALYLATFEATKRWTTTIRNWGQVYGELSIMYEGRLPE
- a CDS encoding helix-turn-helix transcriptional regulator — protein: MQIQTNRNQREIKAHGDYTFPVLVSKECITDYEFGTFSWHWHSEIEMTLVADGEMIYQVNGADFHLKEGDVMFGNANTLHSGHMIEGKDCHYWSITFDPKIVYGFEKSLIQTKYVDLVVNGHEFSALWFDGSEEWHRDIRKKMRKVIELDLERPDFYEMEVQMLLSEIWLVLLRHQGAFHQETESLNPKELARLKTILGFIHENYDKKITLTDIADSVHICKSECCRFFKKHMNESLFDYLLRYRVEQSIPYLRDEEYSITDAAFNSGFTDTGYYSRVFHKYTGWAPREFRKVMGKNREVLFG
- a CDS encoding galactokinase, producing MFENEKAVATLKTVYGEEKLQVEQERYDHLYQEFVKAFGEGEADFFTSPGRTEILGNHTDHNHGKVLTGSIAMDTIAAARKNGTSLVHVISENYNQSITVDLDNMDTTCKCQGTLSLLIGMFEGFVKKGYKVEGFDAYVSTDVIGAAGVSSSASFEMLICAIVDYFSNDGKIDYVEYAKIGQYAEHEYWEKQSGLLDQMACAVGGVITIDFKEDMPKVEKLDFGYDQLGYDLIIVNTGKGHADLSAEYSSVPIEMKKAAQVMGKEVLADVDEKEFMENLHKVRKEAGDRAVMRALHFFAEQNRVDAAVKAIKEKDYDTFLQCITKSGNSSWKWLQNCFATKDETEQAVPVALALTEMFIEEAGRGYCRVHGGGFAGVIAAVLPKDMTADYVKYMTPYMGEENIYVMQIRQTGAVHMDF
- a CDS encoding AraC family transcriptional regulator; translated protein: MSIFNPIHHYISITAFYALSLTEYDMHTHAHASCEIMYVTKGNCHIYVNHEEHRLEERQFIFLDSEVPHRLWVPKGSPCSLLNLEFCCQKEKTTLDLLEPRRESESFDRFCRSKKAIWVSNDTGNLGYSLKDLISQLEQKIPYSKDVHMSRKYTAPDADYLIRLLFFRTMLELSYCLLENTRATGTVYLKKATSYISAHLTEDIRIPELAAYAGINKSYLQSLFNRHLHCTITDYVNRKRLEQAAFLLTNSSLSVTDIAFHAGYNSRQHFGNTFEKYYGSSPRAYRQLHEKKMETSTGHGQYTIREDGTWDTEPLE